The Brassica napus cultivar Da-Ae chromosome C7, Da-Ae, whole genome shotgun sequence genomic interval ATAGGTGGGATCCATTTACTTACGCCACGACCGTGTCCTTCTGTACTTTCCAGTGTCTTTTTTTCCTTTATcagttgtttttattatttataacatTTGTTTCTTTGTTATCATAAGAAAAATGAGTGCTCAAGGTCTAGCCAGCAGCAAACTAGATTTCAAAGAAACAAATTTTCttgaacatttaaaaaaaaaatagtttagagaTTCAAAACATCGACTTAGACATTCATCTAATCAAACATTCTCTTATAAAATGTCTAATTACGCCCTAACAATGTTTTGAACATTGAAAAAATTGATTGATGACATTACTAAACAAATAAGAGGGAGATAGTAAATCTATAACAGTAGTTTGTATCCATAATCGCATATACACTAGAAGAAACTGATATGTCCATGTCTAATTCGATTTATACAGCCAATTAAATCGATTCGTTTAAAGCCAAAGCCAAAACGAAAACACAGAAAATCAGGAGGAAaatgctaatatatatttattcaaaGGCTGTGTATACATGCCATTCCTGTATTACCAAACCGATATAACCCAGCAGACCAAAGGATGGTTAAGTGGTTTCAAGAGATCATATTACCTccatgtttttcttttcctttactTCTATAATATGGCTACCAAAAATAAAgtctcatacttgttgtaactTCTTCTTGTAATGTAATAGAGCAGTGTGGTTTCTTAACCTGATTTCCTGTAAATGCTGTAAGCCACGGCTATGGTTGCTACAGCCCCAACTGCGGCAGCTCCCAACAGAAGCTCTTCTTTCTCAATCGACCTGAACCAGTTCTTCTTCACGGATCCTTCTTTCTTGACTGGTTCTGGAGTTTGCTCTTGGCAACATGAAACCCCGTTTGCACCTTGGCAACAACCTCCTGTGAATCCCTTCTTCTCCACTTGTACGCCGTTTCCGTTTGGGATTTTATGCTCATCCTCTTTCACAGCTTCTTCACCCTCGGGTATCAGTCCCATCTTCCCCCTGAAGCAGAATAATACAGAtattaaaaactgaaataaaGCTTTGAATGAACCTTGACAAGCTATAGTAAGTGACTGAAGACTTATGAGCTTCCTAGTCCAGGATTAAAAAAACTCAGCCAAATTACACATTACATGTTACCATATGCTGTCTCTAGGGAGAAACTTGTACATGTTATTCTAGCAATTCGTTGCAGGGTCATACTAGTTAAGACATAATACGGACTTGCAACACTCATTAGCAAACAAAAGTTTTCTCAAAACTCAGTTTTGGGTTCCTGTACGAAGGTATACATCTAGTGAAAGTTTACAAGTATGGGTGTCAGGTAGACAGGTTTACAAGGAAATGTAAAGCTGAGTTAACTGAGACATATCTACAACAAGCAGGAAACAAGAAGCAGAGAAACAGACCTGGAAAGGTTTTGTATGATTTCTCCTTTTGCAATATGCTGATCAAGCATTGCAGGCACGTCATCAGGAGTAACATATCCATACCTACATAGTAGCATAATCGTTTTATGATGCATAAGACCCCTTGTCACAGTTCAATTTCTTTTCTGACTTATAGATGACATTTTCTTACCAGTGACCAGAAACATTTCCAGCTGAATCAGGGCTAAAAACAATCAAGTTTCCAGCATACTTGTGCCCACCGATATGAGAACACGGCATAACGAAGATTTTTCCAGAGAGTCCACGCGAGCCTATCTCCTGCTCAAACTTCTCCATAAGAGCTGGTCCACAAACACCACATCTCTTGTCACGGCTTCCATGAGCACATACAAACACAAAAGAGCCTGATAACTCTTCCTGAACCCCAGAGGTCCACGGTTTTCCATTAACAAGCACATCCTCCACAAAAGCATCCACATCAGTGTCCTTAATCGCCCTAAGAGAAAGAAAACGTACAAAGGATGAGAACCAAAATGGCTACAAGATCCATAAACAATTACCAATTTCAAGTTAAACAACATCGTCTGAGTATCTACAGTTTGTACATCAATCAATGGTGACAGTCCAGAGAAATCGAACTACCAAACAAGAATCCGACCGAATCAACACATCTCCATCGGATTCATCTTAATCGCCCTAAGATAAAGTGTACAAGGATGAGAAACAAGATGGCTACAAGATCTAGAAACAAGGCAGATTGAGGATGAAATGGTCAAGAACTAAGTGCACATCAACAGAATGATCAGAAACTAGCTTCTCAGATCTACTCTCCGGCTTAACACCATCATCTGAGTATCTACagtttctaaatcaatcaattGTGACTATCCATAGAAATCGAACTACCAAACATGGATTCGAAACTAGCTGAGAATCGAAATCGAAATCGAAATCGAAATCGAAACTCACTTGTATCTGATCATCTCAGGGAAAATCAACACGTCTCCATCCGATTCGCCTCCACCACACACCGTCAAGTTCGTCTAACAACAACATAACGCTCAACAATCAGCAGCTACGAAAACGATTGGTCACACCAGAAAAGAAAAACGAATCTTACTATACCTTAACAGCGAAATCAGCTCTGCGATCCTTGAACGACTTAGCGAAACGCTGCGGAAGACCTTCGGTTTCGACGCGAGGAAGCCAGCTCTCGTGGCTCTTgtagcaaaggaacacatggcgACCGTACGGAGCAACGGAGCCGGCGAGGGTGCCGGTGTACATCTCCTGACGTTTGAATCCGTAGAGCTCGTCGTCCGAGACCGGTGCAGCGTTAACGTTGTTCTCTACTTCCGCCATCGAAGAGTACTTCACTCCGAAAGCTAGGGATTCGCTCAAGTAGAGAGGAGATTTGAAGAAGCGAAGGGATCGAAATGAAGGTGTTAGAAATTTCGTTAtcatttacttttatattttccGAAAAATGACTGGTTGGTGATACAAGCATTGTACCTACCACATTTATATCCGTGTAATCTTAACAACCGTCGCTTCCATGCCCACGCAGATTGGGCCTGAAATTAAAATGACTGGTTGGTGATACAAGCATTGTACCTACCACATTTCACCGTCTTTCCATTCCTAACCTACCTACCAGTTTACTCGTCCGTCAAACTACGTCAGTGACTGACGGTTACTTTAGTTAGACCAAATACtcttgattattttttatttattaagaatATTAAATCCATTTTGCATGCTAATTGTCTGACTATAACCCGGACAGTTGTTTTTCACAAAAACAAATTCTActttagaaataaatttaagaaGCTTTTTTTACTGGTTTTGTATCTATATTTTCAGatttcctctttttcttttgaaaaaaatctttctatgataacaaaattaattgaaaagaaATCTTGCCACAAACATCTTTCGATTAAAGCGATGGTGCGCATAGTAGGCAAATCAAAAGGAATGTGAAGAAGAAATGGTTGATTTCCCAATCTCATTCAAGGCTTCGAATGGGTAAGGAAGATCAAAAAACGCAGATCATACAAAAATGCAGATCAAACAGAACAAATGCAGATAGTAGAGATCAAACCGAACAAATGCAGATCaatctaatttaataaattattgtacttaattaaatattttattttttcatgaaaattaaaattttaaataaaataaaacttattatatataagCAATAAATATCATGTTgacaaaataacaataaatatcatcattttaataaatatagtgattttaaaattatatgaaaaatcatcaaaattacaaaaattataaagaatattcttgttttgttcttatttttttgtatatttattcgatttttggttttttattaCCGTTTGGTTCAACTATAGAACTGACATtgtcaaattttatatatatgttattgtatcaacaaaatctttatttaaagtttaaaaatataaaaatgcataAATGTATATGTAAGAAAAATGTGTTATTTCATTGATATTaagtaattataattataatttataatttataattatatgtagTTAAATATGAATTACCAAATATGAAAGTAAATgcataaaactaaaaaaaaaaaaaaatttgtttatatatatgcatgcatgaagttttatataaattttgtattaatgtttaaaaattatagtgaatttttaatttaattagtttttttataaaataaattatgaaactGTTtgtgaattaaaataaataaatagaaaataaaagtatttataGGTTATTTTAAACATCCTAAATGTTATAGAATTTATTTAATGAGCTAATTAAAAATACTCCTTGAATTTTTGAATTCTTTTTAATTGATGTAAAGACAAcctgaaaatataaaaactattagACACAAggtaattatcattttttatttgtaataaaaataatatgtccAGTACTATAACGTAGAATGAAAAAATTACCAAACTTTATTTCtgagaaaacaattaatttgtTAAGTAAATGAAGTGTAATAATGAAGAGTGTTTATAATCAaggaacttaaaaaaaaaaaatcaggccATTTATTGGCCCTCTGCCTCTCGCCAGCACCTTTTCTTCTATAATCTGCAGgacaaataatcaaagacaaaacCAATCTGCATGCAgttcagtttttaatttttttttactttttccaGTTCTGCATTATAAACATGAATGGGTAACAAATGCAGTTCTATCTGCAAATTAAATATCCTGCATTATTTCTGCATCTGTTCTGGATCACATTCACAGCTTGGTTTCTAGAGTATCCCCAATCCCACACCTACCAGACTGATGTATTGTGGATCAATCATGGACCGATGTGTCATGTGTGGACTCAAATGATTAATGAAGGCAAATCAAAGACGTTGCATCAGTGGAGTTAAGGCGAGTATACAGAACGTCTACTCCTTTGGGTTATGTTATACCTTGTGATATGTGTATTACATCGATTCAGCTTGCGACAGataaaacatatttgctcaAAATGATTGAAGATTCCCCCAACTAGTCTTTTTCTAGCTCATAAATCTCACAAAGCCAATAAAATTACTCATCCAATTAATTTTTCTAACGACTAatgttgatttattatatacagTTCCAAATAAAAACGGTTCCTTCAAAATTTTAGATTatcttagagcatgtttattgcaggTCTCTTAGGTTGGGTCTCTTAGCATAATATAAGATGTGGTATCTgaaataagagatataactgATATATTTGcgattttacaaaataaaacttgatTGACAAGCAAAACAACATTTCCATAGTTGGATTAAAGGAAACATGTTTTCCAATATGTACAACTTCACCATAACGTGAAGACACAACAATAGTCATCAAATCATCCAGTAAGATAAAAACACATCAGACCAAAGTCTAGACAAACCCCAAAAGCAAAAATCATTACACACTTGACTAACATACGCCGTAAACAATCAAGAATGAGACACAGACTAGAAGAAATCAATTTCCAAATAATTACCGGAAGGCTTCACATCAACAACAACAGTTGGCGGCTTAGCATCTCCCTGACTACGGCTACAACCATGTCCTTGACTCTGAGCATTATCCATAATCTTCACCGGCTGTGGAACCTGAGGCGGGTTAGTGCATCTGATCAAAGCCCAGTTAATACTCTGAAAAAAAGGATGCTGCTTAATCTCAGTAGCTCCCCTCCTATAAGCCAACCTATGCTGAGGCTCCTTCACAAGCAACCCTCTGATCAAGTCCCTAGCCGCAAAGCTCACGCTAGGATGCTCCGGAAACCTCAACGGCTGTCCAACCACGTTGAACAGCGTCGCTCTGTTCACGTCTCCTCTAAACGGCGTCTTACCAAACAGAAGCTCGTACAGGAATATCCCGAACGTCCACCAGTCAACCGCGCTTCCGTGCCCCTCTCCTTTGATGATCTCTGGCGCTAAGTACTCGTGTGTTCCGACAAAGGACATGGACCGCGCGCTTGTCGGTTCAGCCATGAGCTCCGGGAGTGGTCTGACCTGCCGCGCTGACTCGTTTagtttcttcttgttcttgctTTTGGATAAGAACCGTGGAGTGAAACACACTGGCTGGATGCAGTCTGGCTGGACGATGCAGCTCGGCTGGATGCAGTAGCTTGAGGGTTTGGATTCGAGTGTGGTGGTTGCTGCGAATCGAACTAGGGTTGGAGAGACTGAACATCTCAGGGAGAGATCGAAGTCTGATAGCATTATGTGTCCATCTTCACGTACTAAAACGTTCTCAGGCTTAAGGTCTCTGTATATGATCCCAAGCATGTGTAGATACTCCATAGCTAGAAGCACTTCAGCAACGTAGAATCTGCAAGCAAAACATCAAAACGCAACTCTTTCAACAAAACGCGAACTTTATAAACTGCGAGAACACAAACCAATATCATAATCGCAGCTTTTTCAGCAAAACGCAAACGTTAAAGAACTCAAACCAACAACAAAACCGCAACTTTTTTTAACAAACtgcaacgttttttttttttgccggcAAACTGCAAAACGTTAAGCCGCAGAGAACGCAAACCAACGTCAAAACTTTTTCGGCAAAACGCAAACGTTAAATGGCGAGAACGCAAACCACCATCAAAATCCATACTTTTATAGCAAAACGCAAACGTTTAACCACGAGAAGTTCTCGTCGAGAACGCAAACCAACATCAAAATCCCAACCTTTTAACAAAACGCAAACGTTAAACCTACAGAACGCAAACCAACATCAAAATCGCAACTTTTTCAGTAAAACGCAAACGTTAAACCGCAGAGAACGCAAACCAACATCAAAACGTTTTCAGCAAAACGCAAGCGTTAAATGGGGAGAACGCAAACGCCATCAAAATCCATACTTTTTTAGTAAAACGCAAACGTTTAACCACGAGAACTCAAACCAACATCAAAATCGCAGCTTTTTCAGCAAAACGCAAACGTTAACCCGCGAGAACGCAAACCAATATCAAAACCGCAGCTTTTTCAGCAAAACGCAAACGTCAAACCACGAGAACGCAAACGTTAAACCGTTAGAACGCAAACCGCAGTTTTGAGTTTGAGTTCTGTTACCTGGCAGCATGTTCCGGGAAGTACTTGCCGGGCTGTTTCTGCCGGAGAGAATGCAAATCACCACCGGGACAAAACTCCATAACCAGACACGAATGATTCTCCGTTTCGAAATGCGAATACAGAGTAGGCAAGAACGGATGATCCAACGACTGCAGTATCTCCCTCTCCGTCTGAGCCCTCACGAGCTTCTTCCTCGCCGCAATAGCCGCTTTCTCCATGACCTTCACGGCGAACGTCTCTCCCGTTCCGATCAACTCCGCTAAGTAAACAGTCCCGATGTCCCCTCCTCCGAGCCGCTTCACAAGCTTGAAATCTTTAGCCTCAAGAGACGACCCGACCCGAGACCTTACCTCCTGGATCGCGACCCACCGCTTGTCGTTGTTAGCTCTGTGAGGCTTGTAGCCGGCGCTGTTGCTCAGCCCGCTCGAGCTGCTCTCGTCGCTCCCCGTGCTTCCTCTGTATGTTAACACGCCCATCTTCTCGAGATCGATTCCTCCGACGTTGAGCGTGCTCGCGCAGTCGCTGAAGCTTTGCTTGGCTTCTGTGTAGAGCGGTGCTGTGTAGAAAGTGTTGGTTGGGCTCGGGTAGAATCTCGGCTCgggttgtttcttcttcttattcttcgtCTTCTGTGTGATGTGAGATGAAACAGAGTGTTGTTCTAAAACTTCAGGGGAAGTTTCTGTTGCTGTTAATGGCGGTTCTTGTTTCTTGGTGGCTCTTGAGTCGATGGAACGTGACGTAACGGATGGTTTGGATTTAGCGTGAGTGTTTCTTGGTTTGGAAGATGAAGAAGCGTGATCGATTGAAGGATCCATTGAAGGTGTTCGATACTTCAAAACAGAGGAAAGAAAGGGAAAAAAGTGAGATAAAGAAACGATTTTTATATTCAGATAAAAGGAAACCTAGCAAAGATTACGGTGACGTTAACATGATTCCGTCTAAATGATTAGGGTGTTGCTTAAACTTCATCAACTACAACGATTCTAAGTAACCGCcgagaaaaaaacagagagaaagaaaacGTTTTTGAGTCTTTTTCCCGCGAAAATTTCACAAAACAGAAACGTTTTTGAAAGAACCTGCTTTTTTTGACGTTGATCGAGAATGTGTCTTCTTCGTTGACGAGTTAGTCTTCTAGATCCGATCCCATCAATGTCTAATAGAGAGAGGGGGAGAAACGATTAAAGAAAGGTATAGTTGCAGGTTGCTTCTGCTCTTtctctcctctgttttttttcttcaggtGAATGACGAAGACAAGAGGggaaattaataagaaaaaaatagaaatctgTTCGTCGTTTAATGGGAAAGTTAAACTTTTTACACTTCTCGATCTTGCGGTGTTCCCTCTAAAGCAatgtttcttgtttctttgctttcttttctttgttttgttgtaATTGTTTGTTTAGGAAAAGGCTAACTACTGTAATTAAGTAGAGAGCCGCTTCTGAGCACTAGTTAGTGGATTAGTATTATACACTCGGTAGTGTATTTGTTTATTTCTATGCTATCAAGTTTGAGCTATTTAATAGTAGGGTCGTAAACACATAGGGCCACCACATTAATTCTGAGCATATTCGATGAATCTTGAgttcaaaattttttaaaataaaattgactGATGTCTCTTACTGtgaatagttttatttttatatgaaagtGTGAATAAATCCAATTTTTGGTTGAATGTGGtatacatttttaagtttttgtggCTCcataaaagatttttaaaagaaCCAAGAGGATTGTTGGGCCACGCTTTACCACCATATCCTATCCTATCCTATCCTATGAAAGGCTCATATGCATAAAGTTCAGTTTATAGAAACAGTAATTagtaaataatcattaaaagttTAATAGGTTAAATTTACCATGGTGTTAGTATTAGAAAGGGCAAAAGTTGATAGAAGTATGATGGCTATGCCAGTTTCAGTTTTGATGGCCCTATGCGCCAAAGAATTTTGTCAGAATACAAATAACTTTAGGGATCAAACAAGGTAGAAAGTATAGATTaacccacaaaaaaaaatcaggtcATAATCTGAAATATTATAGAATTCTATTAACCCCTTCAAAATGTAGACTtcattcttataaaaaaaatttggctaaagtttttcaaattaaacataaacaACATTACGGAATATGGATTTTAATCCACAAATTCGAAAAAGATAGCAACAAGAAAAGGATCGAAAAACAAGCCCACAGAAAAAGCTTTAACTAAAAGTTAGTAAAACAAGAATAAGGAACACATGACTAGTCATTGCGACTCCCGCAACCACGATCATTCTTACATAGTTACTAGTACTACTAAATGACTAATCAGATTATATGGAACCTTGCTCGAATTTAAATGGTTTCTTCCTTATGTTATTTGTTTCAGATACATTAATCCTTAATATTCAAACTTACTTTCTGAACTCCCAGAATGAAATATCATTCCATATCAGTATTCATAAAACAATCTGAAGAAGAACATTAGGTTGGCTCATTTCCGTTATGATTTTCTGAACTCCCAGAATGAAATATCATTCCATATCAGTATTCATAAAACAATCTGAAGAAGAACATTAGGTTGGCTCATTTCCGTTATGGTTAAAGTTTATGACATATTCAAGAAAAATGTTTAGttcatatttaacaaaaaaaaagataaagattaaaaattgaagaattttttttgttttatttaacatttaatttgttttatcatATGCAGTTTTGATTCACTAATTGGTCCACTTTTTCTAAAGTTTTGGCATTTTTATATTGGGATAAGACACTAATTACTATATTGgacttttggtttttggttggttaagttgattttaatttggtttttggTTGGTTAAGTTGATTTTAATTTACTTGGTTAAGACTAAACCGATTAAACCTTGTAAACCGATTTAAAACCATGATAATTAAATTTCGAACTATTGATTTGTGGAGAAATAAATTTACAACTTTCAATTCATGGGAATCTAGCACGGATCATAGTTTGGTAAGGATTTGGTGCTATTTGATAGTATCGTGGGAAAATAGATCGTCGACCCTATTGGATATAATTATTGATTGGACTTCGATGTTAGTAATTCATTTTCTTACGACTTAGGCCAGCATTAACGCGGGTTTTGGATGGGTTTCTTACGCGTGGGCCCCCCCCAGAATTCGACAAAATACGATCTCCAAAGTTGCCAGATAAGAAACAGTGTTGAAGGATTTTTTGTACTGTTTGCGGGTCCCACtaacacgtggcggcccgtaattgtttttttttttttaaatcagaaagagaataataaaaaaaaaaataataagaaacccATTTTGGGTTTTTGGGTTAATCATGCCCTTAGAAGTTAGTAATTCattaaaagagagaaacaaaaaaaaaatctactttgGATTATTCTTTAAACTCTTAAACTGATAATGTAATTTGTGAGTGAAAAATAGATAAATGAATTTATGTACTTTAGTATAGAAACATATGCGAGACAAGGGTTATCCATTTTCACAAATGATTGGTTCCAGAAATCGATTTGCAGATAACATTTTCTATTCAATGAGATTAATTATACATGGAATCATaatcatcttatatattaaaacataattcacgaccttgattcatgtgcgattttttttaaaaatagatctAATGGACGTATTCCTAAAACATCATgatacatttaatctctaatcttatcatttaaattttgggcctaccaaatttttttattatgctatcaataattggatttaaacaatagatgatccattgaatttatagataatataaattaaataaatataatttaatgttgtaatattatacctccatatgttaaatatttaaatatttgtcgatgttaacttttaaaattataaatattttttttaaataacaaaaatcatattatctaacaatgattaatctttactaccttaaaccaatgaaaacaaatttaaactatatagtttttttaaaaaattaaacaaaaaaattaaacaaaaactaaatatttaattatttactcgataatataaatctatgaagcgaaaagtttaattttttaaaaactttctaaatttgtgaaatgttacaatatctttgaatatgacaataaaactaTATTGTAgtaatctttttatatatagttatgattttaataatgaaataaaattgaaaaattaatatatagaagaatatacaaatatatgtgaaaatttgaaacaatctattcaacgaaaaatataccgtaaatttattatgttttgaaaattgataaacacatatatattataatatatagtaccaatttagaattgaaaacaaaatatttatataaaaataaatgaaaacaaaaatctcgATATCTAGTTAGATATTAATTGCACCAGTGTAGCTTTGTTGGTGAATTTTAGTTAAGAGTATTTTATATCACGAATTACGAAACATGTCCTCCTAAGTATTCGAGACGGCTGGTACATTGAACCAGCGTTGATAAAAAGAATTAAtagcattttgttttttttagtgtAAAAAAGTTATACTATTCTTCGTGTATGATTGTTTTATCCTTTCGTCTATGATTGGTTGATACTGTAACtttatgttgtttgatttataaattaggctgtaattttttgttgtgattttatttttttaactgtaGATTTATTTTCAAAGACATAAAAAACAGTaaatgaaaaatgtaaaaaaaattgatttctagAACTATCATAAATTTTCCTactttttgttataaattaacttttttaaaagaaaac includes:
- the LOC106407610 gene encoding serine/threonine-protein kinase D6PKL3, producing the protein MDPSIDHASSSSKPRNTHAKSKPSVTSRSIDSRATKKQEPPLTATETSPEVLEQHSVSSHITQKTKNKKKKQPEPRFYPSPTNTFYTAPLYTEAKQSFSDCASTLNVGGIDLEKMGVLTYRGSTGSDESSSSGLSNSAGYKPHRANNDKRWVAIQEVRSRVGSSLEAKDFKLVKRLGGGDIGTVYLAELIGTGETFAVKVMEKAAIAARKKLVRAQTEREILQSLDHPFLPTLYSHFETENHSCLVMEFCPGGDLHSLRQKQPGKYFPEHAARFYVAEVLLAMEYLHMLGIIYRDLKPENVLVREDGHIMLSDFDLSLRCSVSPTLVRFAATTTLESKPSSYCIQPSCIVQPDCIQPVCFTPRFLSKSKNKKKLNESARQVRPLPELMAEPTSARSMSFVGTHEYLAPEIIKGEGHGSAVDWWTFGIFLYELLFGKTPFRGDVNRATLFNVVGQPLRFPEHPSVSFAARDLIRGLLVKEPQHRLAYRRGATEIKQHPFFQSINWALIRCTNPPQVPQPVKIMDNAQSQGHGCSRSQGDAKPPTVVVDVKPSGNYLEIDFF
- the LOC106410485 gene encoding uncharacterized protein LOC106410485; translated protein: MITKFLTPSFRSLRFFKSPLYLSESLAFGVKYSSMAEVENNVNAAPVSDDELYGFKRQEMYTGTLAGSVAPYGRHVFLCYKSHESWLPRVETEGLPQRFAKSFKDRRADFAVKTNLTVCGGGESDGDVLIFPEMIRYKAIKDTDVDAFVEDVLVNGKPWTSGVQEELSGSFVFVCAHGSRDKRCGVCGPALMEKFEQEIGSRGLSGKIFVMPCSHIGGHKYAGNLIVFSPDSAGNVSGHWYGYVTPDDVPAMLDQHIAKGEIIQNLSRGKMGLIPEGEEAVKEDEHKIPNGNGVQVEKKGFTGGCCQGANGVSCCQEQTPEPVKKEGSVKKNWFRSIEKEELLLGAAAVGAVATIAVAYSIYRKSG